The DNA region TCGAACACGACTCAGAATATTTCAAAAATATTCCGCCTCTTTTTGAATCATATTTTAATAGAGAAAATAAAAATATTCCTATATCTGAAGATGATATTCAAAAAATAAACGAAACTGTCAAGTCCGCTATTCGAGCTGATTTAAGAATGCGGGAATTAGATTTAAAGATAGGTCATATTTAATGTTTATATTGTTCTTTATAACTTTTTTGAACGGTGGATAGAACATTATGCTTAAATTTTTAAAAAAAGAAATTAAAACAAAAATAAGCAACAAGCTTATTTTAACGTTTTCTTTTATATTAATTATTTCCCTTGCATCAATGACATATATCGGAATACATTTTATTGAAGAATTTGGGAATTATTTAACAGAATTAAATAAAAAAACTGTCAAAGATTCTTCCCAAAAATACCTTTCTCAGATTCTTTATGAAAAAACAAATCGATTCGAAAGTTCCATAAAAAAAATTGAAAATTATGCGAAGTTGTTATCAGAAAAAACATTATTTTTCATTGAAAATGCTGATATCTATGGACAAAACTATAACAACAAAAATTATAATTTTGATTCATATCAAAATTCTATACAGTATGCCATAACTGATGAAAAAGTAGCTATTTTATATTGGGGAGATTCAAGCGTATTATCTAAAAAAAATTTAATCAATTCATTATCACAACTTGAACCTTATTTAAAAAGTTCCATATATCTGAATGCAGAAATAATATCCTCATCAATAATGACTGAATCTTCTTTATGCTTTTATTATCCTGTTACTTATGAAAATATCCCTTTTTCAAAAGAAACTATAAAAACAGGTAAATTTTATACTATTGCATCTCCTTCTGAAAATAAAGACAAAAAAACAGTATGGACGGATTTGTATAAATCCTACGGAGGAAAAGGATTGGTAACTACGGCAAACTCCCCAATTTATGATAGCAATAACAACTTTTTAGGTGTTGCAACCATTGGTGTATCATTTGAGAAAACATTTGAACTTTCAACATTGAATAAATATAAAACCGAAAACGATGGTTTTTATTTTTTAATTAATGATATTGGGCAAATTATAGTATTTCCTGAAACATATTTGCATTTTTTTGGGCTTAACGGACTAAATAAAGAGGATCTAAACATTGGACAAAATATTGATATAAACATTAAAAATTCAAGCATAAAAAATGTAAAAGCGCTTGCCGAAAATATAATAAACACTCAAACATATTTCGGAGAATATAAAATCAATAGCCAAAATTGGTATTTTTTTTCAAATAAAATAAGTTCAACTAAATGGATACTTGGTATTTTTTTGCCCGAATCAGCGATTATCTCTGATCTTCAAAAAAATATCCAATTTATTTCAGCAGCCCAAGGATATATTGCCCATAAATTTACTATTTTAATATTTTCTTTTCTGCTTGTTACAATTATTTTATTAAGCCTTCTTTTAGTTTCAAACTTCATTAACCCTTTAAAAAAGCTCGAAAAAGCAGCATTAGACGTAAAAGATGGCAATTTTGATACGCATATCCACGATTACAGAGAAGATGAATTTGGAGTAATCTATAAACTATTCAATGAAATGATTGATTTTATAAAAAAAGGAAAAAAACTTGAGGCTGAATATTCTTCTCAGCTTAAAAAAGAAGTTGAGCAAAAAACATACGAAATAAGCCAGCAAAATATTAAGCTTCAAAATTTTATGGATATGCTGAAAAAAGAAATTAGTGAAAGAGCAGAAGTTGAAGAAAATCTTCGGGAAAGCGAGGAAAGATATTATAAAATATTTGAAACAAGCAGAGTGATAAAAATTGTTGTCGATCCTGAAAATAGCTCAATTATTGATGCTAACAAAGCGGCTTGTGATTATTATGGATATTCAAGGGAAAATTTTATAAAAAAATCTGTTTATGATATTATTGTCCATACAGAAGAGGAGCTAAAAAATGAAATAATGAAAGCTCAATCTGAAAATAGGCCTTATTATAGATTTGTCCATAAAATAGCTTCAGGAGAAGTTCGAGACGTTGAAGTATATTTTGGTGATTTTAAACTAAAAGAAAAAACTTATATACATTCGATAATTATTGATGTTACCGATAAAAATAAAATGCAAAAGGAACTAATAAAGGCTAAAAAATTAGAAGCTGTGGCATCTCTCGCTGGAGGCATTGCCCATGACTTCAATAACCTTTTAACTATAATACTTGGCAATATAAGTTTAGGGATACATTTACTAAATGATGATAATCCAGCAAAAAAAAGACTTAAAGATGCTGAAAATGGAGTTATGCGCGCTGGAAAACTTACGCATATATTTCTTAATTTATCAAAAGGGGAAAACCTTGTAACTAAACCGATACTAATATCTGAATTTCTTGAAAATGTCTCTATGCTTGTTTTTAGCGGTTCAAATATAAAATGCGAATATGATTTTCCTAAACAAGACTTTTATGTAAAGATTGATTATTCTCAAATGCAGGAAGCTTTATCAAATATACTTAAAAACGCTAAAGAATCAATGTCCGACGGAGGGATCGTAAAAATAAGTATTACATCTATGGATAAGTCTTCTAACATACCTAATAAAAATATTAAAATTGTCATAACTGATACAGGGTGCGGAATAGACGAAGGAGTTTTACTATCTATATTTGATCCATATTTTTCAACGAAAAAAATGGGTAATACAAAAGGTTTAGGTCTTGGTTTATCAATAGCCGATTCAATTATTCGAAACCATAATGGACATATTGATATAACTTCTAAAAAAGGTAAAGGAACTACTGTAAATATTTATCTGCCTTTATTTGAGTATAAAACAATACCCGATAATAAAATACCTGATAATAAAAAAAGTTATATTGCTTATAAAAAAATTATAGAAAAAAATGTAGAAAAAGGTATCAAAAATAAAATTTTAGTAATGGATGATGAAAAAATGATACTATCAACAATAAAGCATATTCTTTCACAATATAACTACAAAATGGAATTTGCAACTCGTGGAGAAGAGGCAATTTCATTATATAAAAAAGCTATAGAGTCTGGAGAACCTTTCGATG from Desulfobacterales bacterium includes:
- a CDS encoding PAS domain S-box protein — its product is MLKFLKKEIKTKISNKLILTFSFILIISLASMTYIGIHFIEEFGNYLTELNKKTVKDSSQKYLSQILYEKTNRFESSIKKIENYAKLLSEKTLFFIENADIYGQNYNNKNYNFDSYQNSIQYAITDEKVAILYWGDSSVLSKKNLINSLSQLEPYLKSSIYLNAEIISSSIMTESSLCFYYPVTYENIPFSKETIKTGKFYTIASPSENKDKKTVWTDLYKSYGGKGLVTTANSPIYDSNNNFLGVATIGVSFEKTFELSTLNKYKTENDGFYFLINDIGQIIVFPETYLHFFGLNGLNKEDLNIGQNIDINIKNSSIKNVKALAENIINTQTYFGEYKINSQNWYFFSNKISSTKWILGIFLPESAIISDLQKNIQFISAAQGYIAHKFTILIFSFLLVTIILLSLLLVSNFINPLKKLEKAALDVKDGNFDTHIHDYREDEFGVIYKLFNEMIDFIKKGKKLEAEYSSQLKKEVEQKTYEISQQNIKLQNFMDMLKKEISERAEVEENLRESEERYYKIFETSRVIKIVVDPENSSIIDANKAACDYYGYSRENFIKKSVYDIIVHTEEELKNEIMKAQSENRPYYRFVHKIASGEVRDVEVYFGDFKLKEKTYIHSIIIDVTDKNKMQKELIKAKKLEAVASLAGGIAHDFNNLLTIILGNISLGIHLLNDDNPAKKRLKDAENGVMRAGKLTHIFLNLSKGENLVTKPILISEFLENVSMLVFSGSNIKCEYDFPKQDFYVKIDYSQMQEALSNILKNAKESMSDGGIVKISITSMDKSSNIPNKNIKIVITDTGCGIDEGVLLSIFDPYFSTKKMGNTKGLGLGLSIADSIIRNHNGHIDITSKKGKGTTVNIYLPLFEYKTIPDNKIPDNKKSYIAYKKIIEKNVEKGIKNKILVMDDEKMILSTIKHILSQYNYKMEFATRGEEAISLYKKAIESGEPFDAVILDLTIKGGMGGKETFDELQTLYPSIKAIISSGYVDNDIIQNYNKYGFKAVIKKPFDEKLLCDTLKLVLQD